One window from the genome of Mucilaginibacter ginsenosidivorans encodes:
- a CDS encoding FKBP-type peptidyl-prolyl cis-trans isomerase, which translates to MKIAPKHVVSLTYDLYVKDEDGKEGLVESATEEQPLTFLFGAGQMLPKFEENLSTLSTGDPYDFQLSAVDAYGEYDEEAVANLPKEMFQGTDIPEIGSMLPLQDNNGNRFQGQVVSIAEDSVIVDLNHPMAGHELHFKGNIINVRPATDDEMSHGHAHGPDGHHHH; encoded by the coding sequence ATGAAGATTGCACCAAAACACGTAGTGTCATTAACCTACGATCTGTATGTAAAAGACGAGGATGGCAAAGAGGGTTTAGTAGAAAGCGCTACCGAAGAGCAGCCTTTAACTTTTTTGTTCGGCGCGGGCCAGATGCTGCCTAAGTTTGAAGAAAATTTAAGTACCCTTTCTACCGGCGACCCATACGATTTCCAGCTTTCAGCAGTCGACGCCTATGGTGAATATGATGAGGAAGCGGTAGCTAATTTGCCTAAAGAGATGTTCCAGGGAACCGATATTCCCGAGATAGGGAGTATGTTGCCGCTCCAGGATAACAATGGTAATCGTTTCCAGGGACAGGTAGTATCTATTGCTGAAGACTCGGTTATCGTCGACCTGAATCACCCCATGGCAGGGCACGAGCTCCATTTTAAAGGAAATATCATTAATGTGCGCCCGGCAACAGACGATGAAATGTCTCATGGCCATGCCCACGGCCCCGATGGCCACCACCATCATTAA
- a CDS encoding thioredoxin domain-containing protein, which translates to MNRLANSASPYLLQHANNPVDWYPWGPEALQKAKDENKLMLVSIGYSACHWCHVMEHESFEDEKVAAVMNEYFVCIKVDREERPDIDQIYMTALQLMTGRGGWPLNCICLPDQRPIYGGTYFRKNDWVSLLFNLADFYKTKPGEAEEYAVKLTEGIRQYESFAPASEKVQHTKADLELIVKNWLRYFDKVEGGMGSSPKFPMPNNWQFLMRYAHLMKDESIAEQVQLTLRKMALGGIYDHIGGGFARYSVDGRWHVPHFEKMLYDNAQLVSLYSEAAIWHPDPLYPEVVDEVITFIKRELTSAEGGFYSALDADSEGVEGKFYIFAAEEIEGILGADAELFSLYYNITEEGNWEEEHTNVLFRDENGLQLAARLELTPQELDAKIKALRQKVFEIRSHRIRPGLDYKILASWNGLMLKGLCEAYRAFGKSEYLELALQNAGFILSNLVGANGRLSRIYKSPSLRGKDGDEAAFLDDYANVIDAFIALYEVTFEEKWIGKAKELTAIAINHYYDDTNGLFFFTAADDEQLIARKSEVMDSVIPASNSVMAHNLQKLGHFFDDDQYLEISAKLLAGVAPQIARYGSSYSNWAMLMLNEVFGLYEVAITGNDYELKRVELEKNYIPNKIMLGGKKGSLPLLQGRIAENTRIFVCRDKTCGLPSENIRDVLKQIND; encoded by the coding sequence ATGAACCGATTAGCTAATTCCGCCTCCCCCTATCTTTTACAACACGCCAATAACCCGGTCGACTGGTATCCCTGGGGGCCAGAAGCTTTGCAAAAAGCTAAGGATGAAAATAAGCTGATGCTGGTCAGCATAGGCTATTCGGCCTGTCATTGGTGCCATGTGATGGAACATGAAAGTTTCGAGGACGAAAAGGTGGCGGCAGTGATGAACGAATACTTTGTGTGCATAAAGGTAGACCGGGAGGAACGTCCTGACATCGACCAGATATACATGACCGCCCTCCAACTAATGACCGGTCGCGGTGGCTGGCCGCTTAACTGCATCTGCCTGCCCGATCAGCGGCCGATTTATGGGGGCACTTATTTTCGTAAAAACGATTGGGTGAGCCTGCTGTTCAACCTGGCCGATTTTTACAAAACCAAACCCGGGGAGGCAGAGGAGTACGCTGTAAAACTGACAGAAGGTATACGGCAATACGAATCGTTTGCACCGGCAAGTGAAAAGGTTCAACACACCAAAGCCGACCTTGAACTGATCGTCAAAAACTGGCTGCGGTATTTTGATAAAGTAGAAGGAGGAATGGGGTCATCGCCTAAGTTCCCCATGCCCAATAACTGGCAATTTTTGATGCGGTATGCACATTTGATGAAGGATGAAAGCATCGCGGAACAGGTTCAACTAACGCTGCGTAAAATGGCCCTCGGTGGTATTTACGATCACATAGGCGGTGGCTTTGCCCGGTATTCGGTAGATGGCCGCTGGCACGTGCCGCATTTCGAAAAGATGCTGTATGATAACGCCCAGTTGGTTAGCCTTTATTCCGAAGCCGCAATATGGCACCCCGATCCGTTATACCCGGAAGTTGTGGACGAGGTAATTACATTTATTAAACGGGAATTAACCTCGGCCGAAGGTGGTTTTTACTCGGCTTTAGATGCTGATAGTGAAGGAGTGGAAGGCAAATTCTACATTTTTGCAGCCGAAGAGATTGAAGGCATTTTAGGTGCCGACGCGGAATTGTTCTCACTGTATTATAATATAACGGAAGAAGGTAACTGGGAAGAGGAGCATACCAACGTGCTGTTCAGGGATGAAAATGGCTTGCAACTCGCCGCGCGGCTTGAATTAACACCGCAGGAACTGGATGCAAAAATAAAGGCACTTCGGCAAAAGGTTTTTGAGATTCGCAGTCACCGCATCCGCCCGGGGCTTGATTATAAAATACTGGCATCGTGGAATGGCCTGATGCTGAAAGGACTTTGTGAGGCGTATCGCGCATTTGGCAAATCCGAGTATCTTGAACTCGCCTTGCAAAACGCCGGCTTCATTCTAAGTAATCTTGTCGGAGCTAACGGAAGATTATCCCGAATTTACAAAAGCCCCTCCCTTCGGGGGAAGGATGGCGATGAGGCTGCTTTCCTCGACGATTATGCAAACGTTATCGACGCCTTCATCGCGTTATATGAGGTCACTTTTGAAGAGAAGTGGATCGGTAAAGCAAAAGAGTTGACAGCTATCGCCATCAATCACTATTATGACGATACAAACGGCCTCTTCTTTTTTACGGCCGCTGATGATGAACAATTGATAGCCCGCAAATCTGAGGTGATGGACAGCGTGATACCGGCATCTAATTCGGTGATGGCTCATAACCTGCAAAAGCTGGGGCACTTTTTTGACGACGACCAGTATCTTGAAATATCAGCAAAGCTTTTAGCCGGCGTGGCGCCGCAAATAGCACGTTATGGTTCGTCGTACTCAAATTGGGCCATGCTGATGCTAAACGAGGTTTTTGGCCTTTATGAAGTTGCCATAACAGGGAATGACTATGAGCTGAAGCGGGTTGAACTGGAAAAAAATTACATCCCTAACAAAATAATGTTGGGTGGTAAAAAAGGAAGTTTACCTTTGCTGCAGGGCAGGATTGCCGAAAACACCCGGATATTTGTATGCAGGGATAAAACCTGCGGCTTACCTTCCGAAAATATCCGCGACGTATTAAAACAAATCAACGATTAA
- a CDS encoding M1 family metallopeptidase: MNQLNLKHLLGVCFALLMAASASAQTDSIKYDHHDLFGPITWPVTSGNTRSADGLPGANYWQNRADYSIRATLTEGAQDTTVTGEVTISYTNNSPDKLDHLWLQLDQNLFKPDSRGAAVTPITGDRFDVRGFSRGGYHIQSVSVTYNKQAYSVTPVISDARMQVRLHAPMAANGARIELKIKYWFSIPMYGADRMGRKKFKDGYVYEIAQWYPRMCVYDDVEGWNTLPYMGLGEFYCEYGNFDYYITAPANMLVVGSGDLQNGQQVLTPTQLSRLAQARKSDKTVMITKPDEVMQNASAKGPKTWHFKMLNTRDVSWAASKAFIWDAARVNFPSGRKGIAMATYPAESAGDDSWGRATEYLKYSIEIYSKKYYEYPWNSATTVSGVALGMEYPGIVFCLDNLKKGNLWGDVTHEIGHNWFPMIVGSNERKYMWQDEGFNTFINEYSTKMFNHGEYDDTTARPAHNLVGYLKRLKDPLMVAPEAMGLNDYGQYYVKTSAGLDMLRNVVLGPDRFDYAFNEYIKHWAFKHPLPYDFFRTMNDAAGEDLNWFWKEWFFTTWELDQAVQSVTYVKGDAANGAIITLVNKEKMAMPVDLKITQSNGKVEVLHLPVNIWQRIGGVWKFKYPSTSTITKVEIDPDKQMPDVDLKNNVWEGK, from the coding sequence ATGAACCAATTAAATTTAAAGCACCTGTTGGGCGTGTGTTTTGCGTTGTTAATGGCCGCAAGCGCATCGGCCCAAACCGATTCTATTAAATACGATCACCATGACCTCTTCGGCCCTATTACGTGGCCCGTTACCAGCGGCAATACGCGCTCGGCAGACGGTTTGCCCGGCGCAAATTACTGGCAAAACCGCGCTGATTACAGCATCCGGGCTACCCTGACAGAAGGCGCGCAGGATACTACGGTAACCGGTGAAGTTACCATAAGCTACACCAATAACAGCCCGGACAAACTTGACCACCTGTGGCTGCAGCTCGACCAAAACCTGTTCAAGCCTGATTCGCGCGGCGCGGCAGTTACTCCTATTACCGGGGATCGTTTTGACGTGCGCGGGTTTAGTCGCGGCGGGTATCATATCCAGTCGGTATCGGTTACTTATAATAAACAAGCTTATAGCGTAACACCGGTTATCAGCGATGCCCGTATGCAGGTGCGCCTCCATGCACCAATGGCTGCCAATGGGGCCAGGATAGAACTGAAAATAAAATACTGGTTCTCGATACCGATGTATGGCGCCGACCGTATGGGACGCAAAAAATTCAAGGACGGCTATGTTTACGAGATAGCCCAATGGTACCCGCGCATGTGCGTTTATGACGACGTAGAAGGCTGGAACACGCTGCCATACATGGGCCTGGGTGAGTTTTACTGCGAATACGGCAATTTTGATTATTATATAACCGCACCGGCTAACATGCTTGTTGTCGGGTCGGGCGACCTGCAAAACGGGCAGCAGGTACTTACCCCTACCCAGCTTTCGCGCCTGGCACAGGCCCGTAAAAGCGACAAAACAGTGATGATAACAAAACCCGATGAGGTAATGCAAAATGCCAGCGCCAAAGGCCCCAAAACCTGGCACTTTAAGATGCTGAATACCCGCGACGTATCGTGGGCAGCATCAAAAGCCTTTATCTGGGACGCAGCAAGAGTAAATTTCCCTTCGGGACGCAAAGGCATTGCCATGGCCACCTATCCTGCCGAAAGCGCGGGCGATGATTCGTGGGGCCGCGCTACCGAATACCTGAAATACAGTATTGAGATCTATTCAAAAAAATATTATGAATACCCATGGAATTCGGCTACAACTGTATCAGGAGTGGCTTTGGGTATGGAATATCCGGGTATCGTGTTCTGTTTGGATAACCTGAAAAAAGGCAATTTGTGGGGCGATGTGACACACGAGATAGGCCATAACTGGTTCCCGATGATCGTAGGTTCCAATGAGCGTAAATACATGTGGCAGGACGAAGGCTTTAACACCTTTATTAATGAGTATTCGACCAAAATGTTCAATCACGGCGAATATGACGATACAACCGCGCGCCCTGCACACAACCTGGTTGGCTACCTGAAAAGGCTGAAAGACCCCCTTATGGTCGCCCCGGAAGCAATGGGCCTGAATGATTACGGTCAGTATTACGTGAAAACATCTGCCGGGTTAGATATGCTGCGAAACGTAGTGTTAGGCCCCGACCGCTTTGACTATGCCTTTAACGAATATATCAAACACTGGGCGTTTAAACACCCTTTGCCTTACGACTTTTTCCGTACGATGAACGATGCCGCAGGCGAAGATCTGAACTGGTTCTGGAAAGAATGGTTCTTCACCACCTGGGAGCTTGACCAGGCCGTGCAATCAGTAACTTATGTAAAAGGCGATGCAGCTAACGGTGCTATCATTACTTTGGTGAACAAGGAGAAAATGGCGATGCCTGTTGACCTGAAGATCACACAATCGAACGGGAAAGTGGAAGTTCTCCATTTGCCTGTTAATATCTGGCAGCGCATTGGCGGGGTTTGGAAATTTAAATACCCTTCAACATCAACTATTACGAAAGTCGAGATCGACCCGGATAAACAAATGCCGGATGTAGATTTAAAAAACAATGTTTGGGAAGGAAAATAA
- a CDS encoding DUF7674 family protein gives MEYQEFIDQLVNNFPEIKGQVLDEDDVGLITLQMGTFKRFTQKAINENNIQTVKKCFDFISLHNSMVNSRIQNSIGITYLAKLTIRKNSKIEKLLPPELKNIRDSLHRHYNSVSENKGFNNFINELEQLEKKKKS, from the coding sequence ATGGAGTATCAGGAATTTATAGATCAACTTGTAAATAATTTCCCCGAAATAAAGGGCCAAGTATTGGATGAAGACGATGTAGGCCTTATTACTTTACAAATGGGAACATTTAAACGTTTTACACAAAAAGCTATAAATGAAAATAATATTCAAACGGTTAAAAAATGTTTTGACTTTATTTCACTGCATAATAGCATGGTCAATAGTCGAATACAAAACTCGATAGGGATTACTTATCTGGCCAAACTTACAATCAGAAAAAATAGTAAAATTGAAAAACTCCTTCCGCCGGAGCTTAAAAACATTAGGGATAGTTTACATCGCCATTATAATTCCGTGTCGGAGAACAAAGGGTTTAATAATTTTATAAACGAATTGGAACAATTAGAAAAGAAGAAAAAATCCTGA
- a CDS encoding helix-turn-helix domain-containing protein, with product MKKETKQPHVFNSISELNQALGLPGPLHPLVGINYYKDMKPDWSRLGGATVMNLYKISYKTNYTGKFKYGQNYYDFNEGGLCFTSPNQVMIVDEEDQDYGGFSLVIHPDFLRNHPLAKTIKNYGFFSYSASEALHLSEKEKETIFGVVKMIQEELDQPIDSLSQDVVIAQIELLLHYSNRFYNRQFITRKAANNDLLTELEALLADYFDTEKALQNGLPAVQDIADQLKVSSRYLSDMLRSHTGQNAQQHIHNKLIEKAKEILSTSNLTIAEIAYRLGFEHPQSFNKLFKRKTNQSPVAFRQSFLQN from the coding sequence ATGAAAAAGGAAACCAAACAGCCGCATGTGTTCAACTCCATTTCGGAGTTGAACCAGGCGCTGGGCCTGCCCGGGCCGCTGCATCCGCTTGTGGGGATTAATTATTATAAAGACATGAAACCCGACTGGAGCCGGTTAGGCGGAGCGACGGTGATGAATCTTTATAAAATATCTTATAAAACCAATTACACCGGGAAGTTCAAATACGGGCAGAATTATTACGATTTTAACGAGGGCGGGCTGTGTTTTACGTCGCCCAACCAGGTTATGATCGTTGACGAGGAAGACCAGGATTACGGCGGCTTCTCACTGGTGATCCACCCGGATTTCTTACGGAACCATCCACTTGCTAAAACCATTAAGAACTACGGTTTCTTTTCCTATTCGGCATCCGAAGCGCTTCATCTTTCAGAAAAAGAAAAAGAAACCATATTCGGCGTTGTTAAAATGATACAGGAGGAGTTGGATCAGCCGATCGACAGCCTGAGCCAGGACGTTGTGATAGCGCAGATAGAACTGTTGTTGCATTACAGCAATCGCTTTTACAACCGCCAGTTCATTACCCGGAAAGCCGCCAACAATGATCTGTTAACGGAACTGGAAGCGCTCCTGGCAGATTATTTTGACACTGAAAAGGCACTGCAAAATGGCCTGCCTGCCGTGCAGGATATTGCTGATCAATTGAAGGTTTCGTCCCGGTATCTCAGCGACATGCTGCGCTCTCATACTGGCCAGAACGCCCAGCAGCACATTCACAATAAACTGATAGAAAAGGCCAAAGAGATATTGAGCACCAGCAACCTCACCATTGCCGAAATAGCCTACCGTTTGGGGTTCGAACACCCGCAGTCGTTTAACAAACTGTTCAAACGCAAAACCAACCAATCACCCGTGGCATTCAGGCAATCGTTTTTGCAGAATTGA
- a CDS encoding NAD(P)-dependent alcohol dehydrogenase: MIQAKGYAAQTNKSNLAPWSFDRREVGPHDVQFDILFCGVCHSDLHQLKDDWFPGIFPMVPGHEIVGRVVKVGDQVKNFKVGDLAATGCMVDSCGHCENCKQDLEQYCFENPTFTYNGMERDGSSPTYGGYSNTIVVKEEFVLRISDKLDLAATAPLLCAGITTYSPLRHWKVGKGHKLAVLGLGGLGHMAVKFGVAFGAEVTVLSTSPKKEADAKKLGAHHFIVTSDPAQVEAARGSFDFILDTVSAEHDFNMYLSLLKTDGTMICVGVPSNPAQVSAFSILMGRKSLAGSCIGGIKETQEMLDFCAENNIVSDIELINIKDIHQAFERMEKGDVRYRFVIDMATL; the protein is encoded by the coding sequence ATGATTCAAGCAAAAGGCTATGCAGCCCAAACCAACAAATCCAACCTGGCTCCCTGGAGCTTCGACCGCCGCGAGGTTGGCCCGCACGATGTGCAATTTGATATTTTATTTTGCGGTGTTTGCCATTCCGATCTTCACCAGTTAAAAGATGATTGGTTCCCTGGTATTTTCCCGATGGTGCCAGGTCACGAGATCGTAGGCCGGGTGGTTAAAGTAGGCGACCAGGTGAAGAATTTTAAAGTAGGCGACCTGGCCGCTACCGGCTGTATGGTCGATTCATGCGGGCATTGCGAAAACTGCAAACAGGACCTTGAGCAATATTGCTTCGAAAACCCGACGTTTACCTATAACGGTATGGAGCGGGATGGTTCGTCGCCCACTTATGGCGGCTATTCGAATACCATTGTGGTAAAGGAAGAATTTGTTTTACGCATTTCGGACAAACTCGATCTTGCAGCTACCGCACCTTTGTTATGCGCAGGCATAACAACTTATTCGCCATTGCGCCACTGGAAAGTAGGAAAGGGACATAAATTAGCCGTTTTGGGCCTTGGCGGACTTGGCCACATGGCCGTTAAGTTTGGCGTTGCTTTTGGCGCCGAAGTTACCGTTCTCAGCACTTCACCCAAAAAAGAAGCGGATGCCAAAAAATTGGGAGCTCACCATTTTATAGTGACCTCTGATCCTGCTCAGGTAGAGGCAGCCAGGGGCAGCTTCGACTTTATATTGGATACAGTTTCGGCAGAACATGATTTCAATATGTACCTGTCCCTGCTGAAGACAGACGGCACCATGATTTGTGTTGGTGTTCCATCCAACCCTGCGCAGGTATCGGCCTTTAGCATTCTGATGGGTCGTAAAAGTTTGGCCGGCTCATGTATCGGCGGTATCAAAGAAACCCAGGAAATGCTGGATTTTTGTGCCGAAAACAATATCGTATCCGATATCGAATTGATAAATATTAAAGATATCCACCAGGCCTTTGAGCGTATGGAAAAAGGTGATGTGCGCTACCGCTTTGTGATAGATATGGCAACGCTTTAA
- a CDS encoding ATP-dependent helicase, with product MDYLKGLNPAQQAAVMQTEGPVMIIAGAGSGKTRVITMRVAHLVASGVDAFNILVLTFTNKAAREMRERIMHAVGAEAKNVWMGTFHSVFAKILRVEADKLGYPNNFTIYDTDDSKSVLRAILKEMNLDDKLYQPNFVYNRISAAKNNLISWQEYQQNDQIQADDFSSGRGQLGKIYETYATRCYRAGAMDFDDLLFKTNELLKRYPDVLYKYQNKFKYLMVDEYQDTNFSQYLIVKKLAAINENICVVGDDAQSIYAFRGANIQNILNFEKDYPDLKIFKLEQNYRSTQNIVNVANSIIANNQEQLKKNVFSEKEEGDKIKVMRAFSDNEEGKIVAEGILQERSTKGMKWHDFAILYRTNAQSRSMEEALRKLNIPYKIYGGLSFYQRKEIKDLIAYFRLTINPNDEEAMKRVINYPKRGIGDTSVDRIILAADQNMITPWEVIVNPSKYIDGRSSAQVSVFATMIQAFAVITKNQSAYDAALHIAQHSGLLKDLYEDKSVEGLNRYENIQELLNGIKEFSEREDIEDKSLAVFMQDVALLTNDDKDNKPDADTVSLMTIHSAKGLEFPHVFVVGLEENLFPSQMSLNSRTDLEEERRLFYVAVTRAESKLTISYATSRFKFGTLISCEPSRFLDEIDARYLELDFTAKPAPSSSSFFDDERNAWSKRGDTFSKPRPATTAPVKTTSILAKAHVPSAGFAPSDTSNLQVGMEVEHERFGFGKVISLEGNKPDIKATIFFKEIGQKQLLLKFAKLRIVM from the coding sequence TTGGATTATTTAAAGGGACTGAACCCGGCCCAGCAGGCCGCCGTAATGCAAACCGAAGGGCCTGTGATGATCATCGCGGGTGCCGGGTCGGGTAAAACGCGTGTGATAACCATGCGCGTGGCGCACCTGGTGGCCAGTGGTGTTGATGCCTTTAACATTTTGGTACTAACCTTTACCAACAAGGCTGCCCGCGAAATGCGGGAGCGTATCATGCATGCCGTAGGCGCCGAGGCAAAAAACGTTTGGATGGGCACTTTCCACTCGGTATTTGCAAAAATACTGCGGGTTGAGGCTGATAAACTTGGGTATCCCAACAATTTTACCATTTACGATACTGACGACAGCAAGAGTGTGCTGCGGGCCATTTTAAAAGAAATGAACCTGGACGATAAGCTGTATCAGCCCAATTTTGTTTACAATCGTATATCAGCTGCAAAAAACAACCTGATATCGTGGCAGGAATACCAGCAGAACGACCAGATACAGGCGGATGATTTTTCGAGCGGCCGCGGGCAATTGGGCAAAATATATGAAACCTATGCTACGCGCTGCTACCGCGCCGGGGCAATGGATTTTGACGACCTGCTTTTCAAAACCAATGAATTGCTGAAACGCTACCCTGACGTACTTTATAAATACCAGAATAAGTTTAAGTACCTGATGGTGGATGAGTACCAGGATACGAATTTTTCGCAGTATCTTATTGTGAAAAAACTGGCGGCCATCAACGAAAATATTTGCGTAGTGGGCGATGATGCACAGAGTATCTATGCCTTCCGCGGAGCGAACATCCAGAACATCCTGAATTTTGAAAAGGATTATCCCGACCTGAAAATATTCAAGCTTGAACAGAACTACCGTTCCACACAAAACATCGTCAACGTAGCTAACAGTATTATTGCCAATAACCAGGAGCAGCTAAAGAAAAATGTTTTTTCGGAAAAGGAAGAAGGCGATAAAATAAAGGTAATGCGCGCCTTCAGCGACAATGAAGAAGGTAAAATCGTCGCCGAAGGCATTTTACAGGAGCGCAGTACCAAAGGGATGAAATGGCACGATTTTGCCATCCTGTACCGCACCAACGCCCAGTCGCGCTCGATGGAAGAAGCGCTGCGTAAGCTGAACATACCTTATAAGATATATGGCGGCCTTTCATTTTACCAGCGCAAGGAAATAAAGGACCTGATTGCCTACTTCAGGCTTACGATCAATCCCAACGACGAGGAAGCGATGAAAAGGGTGATCAATTACCCTAAACGCGGTATCGGTGATACTTCGGTGGACAGGATCATCCTGGCGGCTGATCAGAATATGATAACGCCATGGGAAGTGATCGTCAACCCATCAAAATACATTGACGGGCGCAGCTCGGCACAGGTTAGTGTATTTGCAACCATGATACAGGCCTTCGCGGTTATAACCAAAAACCAATCGGCTTATGATGCGGCGCTGCATATTGCACAACATTCGGGCCTGTTAAAGGATCTTTACGAGGATAAATCGGTAGAAGGGCTGAACAGGTATGAAAACATCCAGGAATTGCTGAACGGTATTAAGGAGTTTTCGGAACGCGAGGATATAGAAGATAAAAGCCTTGCTGTATTTATGCAGGATGTGGCCCTGCTGACCAATGACGATAAGGACAATAAACCAGATGCCGACACGGTATCGCTGATGACCATACACTCGGCCAAAGGACTTGAGTTTCCGCATGTATTTGTGGTGGGGCTTGAGGAAAACCTTTTTCCATCGCAAATGTCGCTTAATTCGCGCACCGACCTGGAAGAAGAACGGAGGCTGTTTTACGTCGCCGTTACCCGTGCCGAAAGCAAACTGACCATCAGTTACGCTACATCGCGCTTTAAATTCGGTACGCTGATCAGTTGCGAACCAAGCCGTTTCCTTGACGAAATAGATGCCCGCTACCTCGAGCTGGACTTTACCGCCAAACCCGCACCCAGCAGTTCGAGCTTCTTTGACGACGAACGTAACGCCTGGAGCAAGCGCGGCGATACTTTCTCCAAACCGCGGCCGGCTACAACAGCTCCGGTTAAAACCACATCCATATTAGCCAAGGCCCATGTCCCGTCGGCCGGCTTCGCCCCTTCCGACACTTCGAATCTTCAGGTGGGTATGGAGGTGGAGCACGAACGCTTCGGCTTCGGAAAAGTGATCAGTCTTGAAGGGAATAAGCCCGATATTAAGGCAACTATTTTCTTTAAAGAAATTGGCCAGAAACAATTACTCCTAAAATTTGCCAAGCTCCGTATTGTAATGTAA
- a CDS encoding helix-turn-helix domain-containing protein: MNDLKQRTANKSVGKSIRILRHQHGWSQEDIASRLGISIPAFSKIETGVTDVNLSRLEQIANIYEVSVVQLLNVDSEQTEAAPSHLNVMQKKLSDREAEIATLQRKVIELYEELRNKNSVAV; encoded by the coding sequence ATGAACGATTTAAAACAAAGAACAGCAAACAAATCCGTTGGTAAGAGCATACGCATCTTACGCCACCAGCACGGATGGAGCCAGGAAGATATAGCAAGCCGTTTAGGCATATCGATCCCGGCATTTTCAAAAATTGAGACTGGTGTAACCGATGTCAACCTTTCCCGGTTGGAGCAGATCGCCAACATTTACGAGGTGAGCGTTGTGCAATTGCTTAATGTTGACAGCGAGCAAACTGAAGCCGCACCTTCGCACCTGAATGTTATGCAAAAGAAGCTTAGCGACCGTGAGGCAGAAATTGCAACCTTACAGCGCAAAGTTATTGAGCTGTACGAAGAACTGCGTAATAAGAACTCGGTGGCTGTATAA